CTGCCACAACAGAAAAGGCATGCTTGGAAGCCACCagacttgtgttacttcagttgCATAAGTCTGGGTTTAAGGTAAGCAAGGACAAACTGCAGGTTTGCAGaccttgtgttacatttttgggtcgACTGATCACGGCACAGGGTTCAACTTTGACAGGAACACAAAGACAGGGTATACTGAGCCATCCCAAGCCAACCACAGTGAAAGACATGTTGTCATTTCTAGGTTTGACAGGATTCAGTAGACATTACATTCCCATGTATGTTTCACTAACCTTGCCTTTAAGACAATTGATCAAGGAACATggcatgaaaaatctgaaagcagAACTTCAGTGGACACCAGAGGCTGAACGGACGTTCATTGACCTTAAGACACAATTAGCTCATGCAGTGCACCTGAGCTGTGCTAATTATGAGTTACCATTTTTCCTGGATACCTCTGAGTCAGGATCCAGTGCACACGGTGTCCTATTCCAAAAAGACCAGGGTAGGAGAAAAGTTCTGATGTATGCCAGTGTACTTTTAGACTGTGTGGAGCAGAGACAACCTCTTTGTTCTAGGTTCGCAGCAGGCCTGGCTAAGGTAGTACACAAGACTTCACACATTGTTATGGGTCATCCATTAACAATCCTGACAACACATTCAATCATGTCTTTTGTAAATTCATCATCATTCACGTTTTCTCCTTTGCGACAAAGACGCATTGCCAAGATTCTGACCAGTCCAaatctaacatacacacatgaaGGCATAAACATGGCTGATCTGATGACTGAAGGCCAACCACATGATTGTGCACCCATCACTGAGAAAGCATCTGAAATCAGAGGAAGATTTGTCAGTGTTCCATTGACTAGCCCACCCCAGTTAGAACACTTTTCACAGATGgttgttgtttcagagcagaAGATGGTAGCCTGAAAGCAGTATATGCAGTAGTGGAACAGGTAGGGAGTTCATTAGTGACCAGAGAATCTGAATTGTTGACaggaaaacagtcagcacagagagcagagatgaTTGCAGTAACCAGAGCTTTGTATTATGCAGGTGATACCTGTGTAAATATATACTCTGATTCAGCATATGTAGTGACAGCCATCCATGTGGAATTGCCCTTATGGCAGAGATGTGGGTTCACACATCAACAGGTCGACCAATCACGCATGCATGCGAAGCCAGAGACCTTTTAGAGGCTCTGATGATACCCAAAGAGGTAGCAGTAATTAAATGTCCAGGACATTCCAAAAATGATTCCCTATCACTGATGGAAACAATGCAGCTGATCTAGCTGCCAAAACTGCGGCTGGCTATGTTGCCACTCAGCAGGTGGTGAGATCAGACGGAGCTTGTACTGATCTTTTGCCCAGATTCACTGAGAATATCTGATAAACGAACAACAGAAATCTGCCCCTGAAGAACAATCAGTCTGGTCACAGCATGGAGGCATCTGTGCTAGTGATGGTCTATGGCAATCGCCAGACGGACGTCCGGCATTGCCTGTGTCACTGTCCGGCTCAATGTTAACTCAAGCTCATGGTCTCAGCCATGTCAATGATAAACAGATGATGCGTGCTGTTGAACATTGGTGGCATCCATTTTTGCAATCAATGGTGTCAGGTCACGTGACAAGTTGTTCTATCTGTCAGGAACATAATGTGAAACCCAGTATCAAACCAAAGAAAGGTTCATTTCCTTTGACATCAGGCCCAGGGGAGGAGATTGTGATTGATTTCACAGACATGATCACAAAAGTACATGGTAAACTCTATGTAttggtgattgttgattatttcactggttggCCTGAAGCATATCCTGTCGGCCGAGAGGACAGTACGGCCGTGATAAAGTGTCTAATCAACCATTACATTCCACATTATGGGTTCCCAAGACGTGTCAGATCGGATAACGGCACTCactttaaaaatgaccatttgaGAGTTGTTGAACAGGCCCTAGGCCTCATGCATGCGTACGGAGCAGTCCATCATCCGGAAAGCCAAGGTAAGGTTGAGAGGTTGAACTTAACGTTAAAACTAAAATTGGCCNNNNNNNNNNNNNNNNNNNNNNNNNNNNNNNNNNNNNNNNNNNNNNNNNNNNNNNNNNNNNNNNNNNNNNNNNNNNNNNNNNNNNNNNNNNNNNNNNNNNNNNNNNNNNNNNNNNNNNNNNNNNNNNNNNNNNNNNNNNNNNNNNNNNNNNNNNNNNNNNNNNNNNNNNNNNNNNNNNNNNNNNNNNNNNNNNNNNNNNNNNNNNNNNNNNNNNNNNNNNNNNNNNNNNNNNNNNNNNNNNNNNNNNNNNNNNNNNNNNNNNNNNNNNNNNNNNNNNNNNNNNNNNNNNNNNNNNNNNNNNNNNNNNNNNNNNNNNNNNNNNNNNNNNNNNNNNNNNNNNNNNNNNNNNNNNNNNNNNNNNNNNNNNNNNNNNNNNNNNNNNNNNNNNNNNNNNNNNNNNNNNNNNNNNNNNNNNNNNNNNNNNNNNNNNNNNNNNNNNNNNNNNNNNNNNNNNNNNNNNNNNNNNNNNNNNNNNNNNNNNNNNNNNNNNNNNNNNNNNNNNNNNNNNNNNNNNNNNNNNNNNNNNNNNNNNNNNNNNNNNNNNNNNNNNNNNNNNNNNNNNNNNNNNNNNNNNNNNNNNNNNNNNNNNNNNNNNNNNNNNNNNNNNNNNNNNNNNNNNNNNNNNNNNNNNNNNNNNNNNNNNNNNNNNNNNNNNNNNNNNNNNNNNNNNNNNNNNNNNNNNNNNNNNNNNNNNNNNNNNNNNNNNNNNNNNNNNNNNNNNNNNNNNNNNNNNNNNNNNNNNNNNNNNNNNNNNNNNNNNNNNNNNNNNNNNNNNNNNNNNNNNNNNNNNNNNNNNNNNNNNNNNNNNNNNNNNNNNNNNNNNNNNNNNNNNNNNNNNNNNNNNNNNNNNNNNNNNNNNNNNNNNNNNNNNNNNNNNNNNNNNNNNNNNNNNNNNNNNNNNNNNNNNNNNNNNNNNNNNNNaaaatctgtgcacagacaAAATTGAACTGGTTATCTGCATTGCCAATTGCTCTCATGTCCATCCGTTCTTCTGTTAACAGGATCTCAGGCTTTACACCCTTTGAATTGATTACAGGTCGTCAATTTCCAGGTCCCAGTACGGCGTTGAGAGAAGACACCGTGCAACCATTGTCtcatactgtgtattttgataaactaacagctctgattcgaaccttttcccatcaggtgACTCCTGTACCAGTGTAACCCGAGGAACTGCCATCACCAGTCACAACAGACTGGGTCAGGATCAGAAAATTCCGCAGAAAGTGGAATGAACCACGTTGGTCTCAACCTATACGTGTAACAGCTCGCACCTCACATTGTGTGCAACTCCAAGGCAAAGGAGAcacttggttccatttaacatcctgtgtagcttgtgacccCCATTAtaggtctcttgctgacactggtttggacctgaggactcaggtccaagagagggaggatacagAGAGTACAGAGAGTGAcggtaaaacagacactgaaattgctGAAATTGCCAATggacaacaccaacagctccaaattataTACAAAACAGGTGATATCttcacaagcccacacacagaaccattaGCTCACTGTGTAAGTGCTGATTGTGCATACGGGGCAGGTATTGCAAAACAGTTCAAGGAGAAATTTGGAGTAGAAAAAGTAAggtgtcaaaataaaaaaccgGGTGAGTGTGCAGTAACCCGGGAAAGAGACAGGACTGTGTTTCACCTAATAACCAAAGAACAGTGCACTGATTTACCAACGTAtgactgtttcacagaaagcctaaaacacatgagagattgGTGTGTGGATAACAGAGTAAAAAGAGTCTCTGTACCCCGGCTGGGGTGTGGCTTGGATAAGCTAGATTTcaagaaagtgcaaaagattctgagtgaagtgttcacggacgtggacatacaaataaccatttattccttataatcaagttttcattattgtgtgatttcattaagttttcattattgtgtgattttgagtgtttttcaatgttttttcaattttcaggtttaaaagtatatttttaagagtgttttcttacaagttttaaggtattaagttttaagaagtgttgattTTGTAAAGACAACAAGAGTattactagagagggtgaatacAACAGCAACAAGATGAAGCTGTGGGAAAGTTGGATAGATTAATTGTTACAgctattgaaaagaaagaatccCCACCCCCATACAGTATGCCTTTGTTATCAAGTGATCTTGTAGAAGATGAAGGAGAACATGATGTGTGACCTCTCAagaggtcaagagagggaattgtggaaatattattcagaatatgagtatgaagtaattactatataatcaataagtgaatttcattaataatcattgcattgtgtttgtttaaatatgtTTGCTGTGTTGCTCAGTGAAAATTTCTGTCGAATATTAGACTGTTTGtaacagaaaaacaggaaactaGCTTAACCGCAGAAGAGGAACTAACTGTGTGTACGTGCAGAATCATCACAGCTCGTTTTGACGAGTCTAaccaactaacacacacacagagttatgaattaatccattgcatatgttttaagtataatcatgagttttgatgtgttttattgaaccataggattaagaaacaatgctgcataatcaaggtattagatgattgagtgttttttactgaaagtattttgacatgttgtcttgcgatatgaaactgtctcgAGGGGGCACTTCCTCACACGTGGTACACGGTGGTCGGTGGAAAGAGAGAGCAACACCCCTTAAAAGGAAAAacaggagtcagaagatagaacgacgtcacatactgtataaatatgcaTGTCAGGAAATGATCTGGGTTGTTGGTTTTTtggaggtcgtctgacaacccaaagctttgttactacttttcacatctgataataaaacctcatattacttttgagcaaattgtctcttcaaatttctgaacatgcaggactgccttaaaagtccaacagtttctttgctggctctgccatggcgTTGGTTTTGAGACATGCATATCATATTGTTTTGTAATATAGTTAGCTGTTGGCTAACTCaacccaggctacgagtaattcgtccggttaagagttgttctactactgaaatcattttagagacattattttaaggtcgaaaaattACATATTGTTCCATTAAGAATCAGATGAAaccacatctcttccgtcaacaccggACAGATTAGtactgacttctatttcttttctactctttctataaaaaaatgtagcaTTGTATACTGTGATGGgctatgagaccagtttttaatGCACTTATGCATTTTGTTGTCCTTTTGTTGTttcaattgcttctattgtttacctcatttgtaagtcgctttggatcaaAGCGtcagctaaatgactaaatgtaaatgatctcTTGCAACACACTGCACAGTTAAACTTTTGAAAACTGTTAAACAAACAGATACCTGCGCTAAAAATGCAACAGTAACAActaataatgaataattaacAATCAAAGGTGCTCTGCTGAAGTAAATTTTTAGGAAAATGTGGAATCTCTTTAATTTTGTACTGAAATCTGCATTATGATTCACAGGATAACTGTACTGACATTTGCCCATGATGCTTTGCAGATCTGCAGCAACCTGCTGTATACAGGTTCTGCAGTAGAAATTTGTCCACTGTACAGtaataatgctttaaaaactataGAAATTGTTACAGGGCTGGTAACACTATAATAAGTTTATATTAATAAAGTGATTAAAAATTCTTTGAGCTGTTAAACGATGTGTCTAATAGAGAGAAGGAAGTTGGGGGAAGTAAGGAATTctctaaaaaaatctgtaaccACCTCCCTAAGACAACATAGATCTTTGCTGTTCTGTGTACAAGTCACATGACTAAATCTATAAATGCAAGTGTCTGTGAAAGTGAAatgaagacagacagagaccgggagacaacacacacacaacagggAATACGAGGGTGTATAACAAAAGGTAAGGGTATTATATTTCTTTTTAACATCATAACATCTATATTTTATGAAGTTAAACTACATGGTGAATTAAACTGTTAAGAAAAGAGAACCGCTTTAAGCTTCATCacttaataaatgaaaatgttgacaAAGCACATTTCACGgcaaatatgtaatttaattgaattcaaTCTGTTAAACCAAAAGTGGAAACAAAAGCAATAATTTGTTCTTCTGTTTTGCCGCatgcacaaaaaaaatgaaatgtaggTTTTGGCAGGAGACAACAGCTTGGGACATCTTGTTACTGCAGTGTTATCAGCTGTGGGTGAGACCCATTTATACCGGTACACTGAATACTGCTTTTTTTTGGCTGGACAGGTTTGGTACAGGATGAATAAAGGATGACTGTGTATTGATTTAAGACTGATTGTCAACTGCAGTActcttaatttaaaaaaatcccagTACTGGTATATTTGAAAAGGTTGTGTTAACACATGATTTGTTAACGGCAATGTACCAGTAAAGACTGATAAAAAGTTCATTTTACACGTGCATTATTCGGATACCATTCTAATCATGGgatatcattaaaatatatatatatgaaatatatgagCACATAAATACACCAGTaatttgcaaaatggcaaaTGGCTCTGGTAAAACAACTAGATAGCTATCACTACTAATAATAACTTCTCTTGTCGGACAGTGGTAACAATATCAATGATTGTTATATTAATTTGAAGGTCCactgtgtaatttttgggatgatctattgaaagaaatgcaatataatatacatagctatgccttcagaggtgtataaagagcttacacaatgaagccttatgtttttattaccttagaatgagctatttctatctacatacactgcgggtccccttgcatgtaattcgccatgttctgtcagccgtcgcagtgtttcgaaagggagggggaggggtggagtgaacgGTTGGtagcaattcgcaaccttgccactATATTTTaatgactggacctttaaacgaAAAACCTTATTACAAAAAATTGAATTTACATTTCCTAAAATTCCCAATGTGTCAACTTGTCCAAGTTTTCAAGGGGAAAACTGTATATGTTGATGTTATGTTTGCTTCTTGTACTTGCAGAGAAGTTCCTCATCTCTTATCACTTCAtcatgacattctttcttcctGTGGTGGTACTGTGGCTGCTTTCTGGTGCTTCAGCTAAAGTTGTTACAACTTTTGAGAATCAATGTGATGAATTTTTTGTAGTCAAAAAAACACCAATTATCATTCCCACGCCTGCTTTCCAAAATATCTGCCAAATGCTAAATGGTGTTGTCTATTATGCCACGCTTTATGATACCAGCAACAAGATTCCTCTGTACTCAGCCTATAAGTTTGAAGAGTTAATAAAGTGTGAACGACCAAATGCATGGTACATCGAACCTCAGGTAAGAGAATTTCAGATATATTTCTTTACTTCCTGTAACTCGGCAACACAGAGGCGAATATTAgaatatttttcatgttttttcccATATGCAGAACTACAAATAAAGTGTAACATGCAACTGAACAGCATAAAGTATGATTTTATACATCGGTTAAAACATCAAAAGACGTGTTTCTCTATGCTTTGCATgcattttaactttaaaatcattATAATTCCTGCGACATTTCAGCCTTATTtcataaaattcattttttgtaatatgaaatgaaatataCTTATTGTCCCTGATAGGGAAATCGGTAGTGGACTCAATAGCCAAAACATTTTTCGATGCAACCTGATGCACAATattgatattattatatattataatattagtaTACATGGGGAAGTCCTCTTATGTACACTCTTCTGTTTACATTACAGCTTGATGATAATAATGCAGGAGCAAATATGGCATTACAGTGCACTAAAGATGGAGGCAAACAGGCTCTCAATGATGACTACGTCAACTCTAACTATGACAAAGGCCATCTTGCACCAGTCTACCAGGCAAGCTCAAACCAGTGTGCAAAAGCCACATTCACACTCACCAATGCTGCTccacaaaacaaatcttttaaCAGAGGCCAATGGAGAGtgactgaaaaaaatattgcaaacTATCTGAACAATAATTGTAAACCATACACTAAGTATATTGTTACTGGGGTGGTACCAGGAAAGCAAATAATAGGGAAAAGTGTGACTGTGCCTAGTCATTTCTGGACTGTGTACTGCTGCTTAGACAACAATAACAAATGTCAATTTTCACAAGGATATATTGGTGTCAACAAGAATGATCCTGTCCAGCAAATGAATGTGTCTGCTTTAGAAAAACTGTTGGCAAACCTTTATAACTTTACATCTTTCCAGTTGTTTGCTAGTTCTACAAAACCCACAAGGAAAAGAAAAATCAGATTTTAAGTGTTCCATTATCTATGCAATTGTTAAAGTGTCAATGAAATGAAGTGCTTTACAGGAATGCAATGATACATTCATAGATTCTTTGATTGatgaaaattatataaaaagtatGTGCAAACCTCTACTGTTGTATGCACTTAGGCAAAAAGCTAATACAATTctattatattgttatattattaatacTTTATATGTATGATTCACGTTCTTGCTTGCACTGTGGATGATTTCTCAATGTAACTACAATaaagtgtttataaagcatttatagtGCCTTTGATTAATGAAGATCACACCATATTTTATGAATTCATTCTGATGTAAGTGTATGTATACAAACATACAATTGTGTTCAAAAATACCAGTAACCCAATGAACCACTGTTAACAGTAATACTCACTTTTCTGCAATTCAAATAGCCACCTGGGGGCGCCATGCTACTCTGCCGGTGCAGccagtgcagcagccggcattccagccagCGTTAAGCCCTCTCCAGCCGGCCtttcagccggcgtcaagccctgtccagctggccttccagccggcgtcaagccctgtccagccggccttccagccggtgcccagccttgtcccgccgacattccagtcagcggttccccccaggacttcccccacaaaatcccccaggactccgcgccctcgagcgcagccggggattaaAACTATTCTCCCCATGAACCTTGTTGTTCCCCCCCTCCTCtcccttgtttattgtttttgttatcccaTCCTAATcctgttattattttgtaatgtctgcccttgattttgttttctttggtttgccttgttttgtctgtcacccagtctgtcttgtgtcatccgtctaccccttggtgagcacctggaggtgctcattaaacgGGGGGcttatgtcatggttctgcctcacttagtcatgtttttcttggtcctgtggcagagtcatgacaaagcctttggttatgtgtggagagaaacatattattgtccttttgacaataatatgcgttctctccagtgtcttgtcattggccctgcccctctcgtttcatgtattgcttccctgccgtgtctaatgtttcccacctgccctcgtttaTTACCctttgtttgtcttccctataaaatgccctcatgtttcatctCTGCTTCCAGCCACCATTATTCTCATGGTCAGGAGACTTGTCAGAGGTTCTGGCCGTGGATGCCTGGTTTCAGGAGAGTGAGAGAGTCTGGGGTTCAGCCCACATCCATCTGCAACAAGCAATACAGAGGCACAAAAGGAACGCTGATGCTTGTCGATGGGATAACCCCATCTACCATCCAGGGGATCGAGTTTGGCTCTCCACCCGGAATATACGCCTCCATCAGCCGAACGAATAAGCCGAACGGAAGTGTGACAAATTGGTGTAAACCGATTCAACAAGTAAACAAGAGATTCGTCCTCCTATTTAGGCGTACACATCTACACCATAAATAAGGACATTAAAGTGTGTCCAGAGTCACAGCAATGATTTGAGTATTTGAGGTGTGATTTCCAAAAGGACTCACTTTACAAACTGATGAAGCCTTTCTAGATAAACAAAAAGTAAGTCCATATAAATGAATTCCATAAAGCTTAGTCGCTTGTGAAGGGTGACTTTAAGTCAGATGACTGTAAAACTAGTGAAGTAGGCCTAAACCGAACGTCAAATCATGTGGCAGTCTATACTGCAGAAATTATAGCAATACTGTTGGCCTTGCAGTGGGCTGAGGAACATAACCCTGggaatattttaatttgttctGACTCAGGACACACGGGCGGGTCCAAAATTACGTCATAAAAGTATGGATGTTTACATGTACATCTTAATgtttatatgtatttttgtaaCTCTAATTATAATATGTCTtatcatttgaaagcttagaGTCTCTAGTTTCTGGAGAAGTGCACCATTTTGGCATTTATTGTacataaaataacttatttaaGATGAAATTCATCATATTCCCATGTTATAGCCCCTTTAAAATCATGTAcgtttaaagagcaggtttaaaggtttttgtaagtgtcctaatgttgtattagagtccccaacaacatgttcaaatgtatcaaaggtaaaaaaaaacggtgctattttcttaaaatatgcatttagtatctatccatttctcaaagatccctaaacgattcctccaAAGCTGTTCAAATTTTCCGCTTCTCTAATctcctccctaccgcgagtccagtgagctccgattggccaactggcgcaatcagttgtgattgggttTTCTCCATACACcgcgtgtcagaaacgaaacgtccattaccacagttcttatctcaggaaggtttttgtaaacaaagacgctgtaagtgtataaaaatggcatcagtattaccatatcacaagtaCACCATCTATCTTCATAAACtattcagactattgttttctattgatgttttttcgtcatagctgtgggagaacaacaacagctctatccaaaagtttatcattactttgattatacagagaggagtaactgagcaagttagcgagagcttccaaagagaatgcacacacctttacataataaaattataCAGTGCTGCAGTCCgtgtttaaaataatgacaagcaaaccgttttgtttgaaggggatcgtgaccacagctaaactttgcacacttgacaaaaccctaatgtgagacacgtttgcaaagtgctaccgtgactaaacgataaagggatacagtttgtacaatactacgacatgtagaacgacaacagtctacaataaccgccaTATTATTAGGTAAatgttggattattaaaactgtaacactgttatacgttgtttacctggaaacctacagctgtactacATATACAACACGaattagcacaattactttatattgtaaaccctcaatttaacatgtacacataacgtatttatcatacttacaggttgtggttctgagacgcttgttggtccaaataaagttggtattgacttatctttcAGGGTCAagcggctggcaaatcccgcgttgaactcGCCAACATTTGAGAACAgtcgtcggtaaaatgacgagcacataacacaaggttggaattgtactgcagtggtatcgtggaaaaaaaaacatttagccactgatccttcacatcgtcatcctttgacagcgaaaacaaagtacatttgcgttcacagcacaaaacacagcgtctcctctacatgttgtatacgcaatactacctgaagtgctagtgggcaggtcagagtgttcctgtttcgcgggaaggcggggatttgtcatgattctgcctcatcatttcatgtctttcttggtcttgtggcagagtcatggcaaagccttaggttttgtgtggagaaagacatttggcatttacggccttccatactctctctccggtcgcgtctctgttcccgccctctcgttcctcgtTTAGCTCTCCATCAGTTTTCATCCCCGACACCTGTCctttgttaattatcctttgttagtctccctttAAAAATGACCGTGTGTCTTCTGTCCTATGCTAGTTCGTTTTGTGCTATTCCGTGTTCATGTCTTGCCAGTCGATTGAATATTATCGTGTTTCGTGGATTTCCTTACCTGCCAGATTATACCCTGTCGCTTTCGAGTTGCTGTGTCTCTTGGACTTGTGTTTGCAGTCCTGTACTTCGTGTGAGTTTTTAGTTTGATCCTGTTCTTTtggttttgccccctcgtgggaagtcttttgtttcaagttgttttagttctgttcctgttttactccccctcgtgggttttttctttgtttagtgtcaaataaagtattattatttaaccccttcaccgctgcctgcatctgggttcttcccttcCCATACAGGGATTATGATGATGCGTTACACTGTGATGTATcaatgttacactcaaaagatttgaaagcctaacgatttgtttgggcggtttggggtcgactccttactttggaagccaatatcttaatttatcatggactttttggattaacaactttgcagatcgttaAAATGGAAGGAAAGCAACGTTACACACTGCAATGCCGgcaattttatgagattcatgaaacctgctctttaagatcatgaacatttttcataacgCTCAAATATGTCCAACATGTTCAAgttatatatcaaatgaaagcttATTGTACAGAATATGTTGTTTTCTTCTAAATAAGTCCATATACctcttttcatgttttttttaagctaaatagctttaaaaaaaaaagcttccAATGTCTCCCATCAACGTGCTGCTTCAGCAACGTGACATAAAGCTTGAATAGTTAAAAATTCAGTAAAATGTCTGAACCTCTGTCTATCCACATGTGATGCATATTAAACGGAAGCTCATACTCTGACCTCTAGGTAGACCCCTCATTTGTCCAAATAGGCGAATTAGAGGCTGAGATATGGCAATGCCCAACAGGGGACCAAAACACCACGAGCAAACTCAACACCAAGTTTCGCTTGTTACATGCACTTTCATCTGTTACATGCAATTTTGAGAGGTTTACTGTGAAATTAAAGCCTGAATTTTTTTATACCACTGTATGTGGTTATGGGGTCTGTTTAAAATTACGAAAATTTCCTTTACGAAAAAAGCACACTTGAGTTGCTTTAGAATAATAATTGAAtacatgataaagaaaaaaatcagtttCCCTCTATTTGTTGAGACCTCTTGGAATC
Above is a genomic segment from Triplophysa rosa linkage group LG17, Trosa_1v2, whole genome shotgun sequence containing:
- the LOC130567960 gene encoding uncharacterized protein LOC130567960 produces the protein MVLPHLVMFFLVLWQSHDKAFGYVWRETYYCPFDNNMRSLQCLVIGPAPLVSCIASLPCLMFPTCPRLLPFVCLPYKMPSCFISASSHHYSHGQETCQRFWPWMPGFRRVRESGVQPTSICNKQYRGTKGTLMLVDGITPSTIQGIEFGSPPGIYASISRTNKPNGSVTNWCKPIQQKNKNHTGLNDNRMPFQDKPREGIQNRKEHLKKSKGGHSKGSFTVQQNCRL
- the LOC130567959 gene encoding endonuclease domain-containing 1 protein-like isoform X3; translated protein: MTFFLPVVVLWLLSGASAKVVTTFENQCDEFFVVKKTPIIIPTPAFQNICQMLNGVVYYATLYDTSNKIPLYSAYKFEELIKCERPNAWYIEPQLDDNNAGANMALQCTKDGGKQALNDDYVNSNYDKGHLAPVYQASSNQCAKATFTLTNAAPQNKSFNRGQWRVTEKNIANYLNNNCKPYTKYIVTGVVPGKQIIGKSVTVPSHFWTVYCCLDNNNKCQFSQGYIGVNKNDPVQQMNVSALEKLLANLYNFTSFQLFASSTKPTRKRKIRF
- the LOC130567959 gene encoding endonuclease domain-containing 1 protein-like isoform X2, translated to MLMLCLLLVLAEKFLISYHFIMTFFLPVVVLWLLSGASAKVVTTFENQCDEFFVVKKTPIIIPTPAFQNICQMLNGVVYYATLYDTSNKIPLYSAYKFEELIKCERPNAWYIEPQLDDNNAGANMALQCTKDGGKQALNDDYVNSNYDKGHLAPVYQASSNQCAKATFTLTNAAPQNKSFNRGQWRVTEKNIANYLNNNCKPYTKYIVTGVVPGKQIIGKSVTVPSHFWTVYCCLDNNNKCQFSQGYIGVNKNDPVQQMNVSALEKLLANLYNFTSFQLFASSTKPTRKRKIRF
- the LOC130567959 gene encoding endonuclease domain-containing 1 protein-like isoform X1, producing MKTDRDRETTHTQQGIRGCITKEKFLISYHFIMTFFLPVVVLWLLSGASAKVVTTFENQCDEFFVVKKTPIIIPTPAFQNICQMLNGVVYYATLYDTSNKIPLYSAYKFEELIKCERPNAWYIEPQLDDNNAGANMALQCTKDGGKQALNDDYVNSNYDKGHLAPVYQASSNQCAKATFTLTNAAPQNKSFNRGQWRVTEKNIANYLNNNCKPYTKYIVTGVVPGKQIIGKSVTVPSHFWTVYCCLDNNNKCQFSQGYIGVNKNDPVQQMNVSALEKLLANLYNFTSFQLFASSTKPTRKRKIRF